In Akkermansiaceae bacterium, the following are encoded in one genomic region:
- a CDS encoding proline racemase family protein has product MSNSGHLHLKVVDSHTGGEPTRVIVDLPQGVGGLDSGSLMARREWLREKYDWIRSACINEPRGHSAMVGALLCQPVNPDCVAGVIFFNNVGYLNGCIHGTIGLTVTLAHLGKISTGKHRIETPVGEVVAELHEDGSVTVANVPSYRFRANVTVAVPGFGEIVGDIAWGGNWFFLVDVNNTGTGLEVIPGNIPELTRFSSAIVQALAGQGITGADGMEIDHVEIFGTPTPGVSDSRSFVLCPGLEYDRSPCGTGTSAKLACLYADGKIKQGEVWRQASILNTVFDGRVEPLENDRVIPFITGSAYVNSEASLILQEEDPFKHGISQLNSKSL; this is encoded by the coding sequence ATGAGCAACTCCGGACACCTGCATCTGAAAGTCGTCGACTCCCATACCGGCGGCGAACCTACCCGCGTGATAGTGGACCTGCCGCAGGGGGTGGGGGGGCTGGATTCGGGAAGCCTGATGGCACGTCGGGAATGGCTGCGCGAGAAATACGATTGGATCCGCTCGGCCTGCATCAACGAGCCGCGCGGTCATTCCGCGATGGTAGGTGCCCTGCTCTGCCAGCCGGTGAACCCGGACTGCGTGGCGGGCGTGATCTTTTTTAATAACGTAGGCTACCTCAACGGTTGTATCCATGGCACCATAGGACTTACTGTGACCCTGGCGCACCTGGGGAAAATTTCCACGGGTAAACACCGCATCGAAACCCCCGTGGGTGAAGTTGTTGCCGAGCTACACGAAGATGGTTCGGTCACCGTAGCCAATGTCCCGAGTTACCGGTTCAGGGCCAATGTCACGGTGGCTGTGCCCGGGTTTGGCGAAATTGTCGGTGACATCGCATGGGGTGGAAACTGGTTTTTCCTGGTTGATGTCAACAACACCGGAACCGGCCTGGAGGTCATTCCCGGAAATATCCCGGAGCTCACCCGTTTTTCATCAGCCATTGTCCAAGCCCTGGCGGGTCAGGGGATTACAGGGGCTGATGGCATGGAAATCGACCATGTGGAGATTTTTGGAACTCCTACCCCCGGTGTCTCGGATAGCCGTAGTTTCGTGCTCTGTCCGGGGCTTGAATACGACCGGTCTCCCTGCGGCACGGGTACGAGTGCAAAGCTGGCTTGCCTCTACGCCGATGGAAAAATCAAGCAAGGTGAAGTCTGGCGACAGGCCAGTATCCTCAACACGGTATTTGATGGGCGTGTAGAGCCGCTCGAAAATGATCGCGTTATTCCCTTCATTACCGGCTCGGCTTACGTTAATAGTGAGGCATCGCTCATCCTTCAAGAGGAAGATCCGTTTAAACACGGCATCTCCCAATTAAACTCAAAATCATTATGA
- a CDS encoding AraC family transcriptional regulator, whose translation MSTARDIREAFLERLDKPVLTEELFDQVPDIAFFIKDHLGRYVAANKTLVARSGAPSKDALIGKTADELFPGPLGTAFAEQDQQVLKTALRIVGQLELHIHPNKHEGWCITYKEPIFDARKRIVGISGISQDIRSAAQGGENLTSIARVLKHIRENVDQPLRLPELAEMAGLSVYQLDQRIRALYQVSAGQCITRARIEAACHMLNTTGKSIANIALECGYSDQSAFTRQFKQTTGLTPKAYRDRRTL comes from the coding sequence ATGAGTACAGCCAGAGATATCCGTGAAGCATTTCTTGAGCGACTTGATAAACCTGTGCTTACTGAGGAGTTGTTTGACCAAGTGCCGGATATTGCCTTTTTTATCAAAGACCATCTAGGGCGGTATGTCGCCGCCAATAAAACGCTGGTTGCACGTTCCGGGGCACCCAGCAAGGACGCCTTGATCGGCAAAACCGCTGACGAGTTATTTCCCGGACCATTGGGAACAGCCTTTGCCGAGCAGGACCAGCAGGTTTTAAAAACCGCATTACGCATCGTCGGCCAACTTGAGCTCCACATCCACCCTAACAAACACGAAGGCTGGTGCATCACCTACAAGGAACCTATTTTTGACGCCCGGAAACGCATCGTGGGAATCTCCGGTATCTCCCAGGATATCCGGTCGGCAGCGCAAGGGGGCGAAAACCTGACATCCATCGCCAGGGTGCTCAAACACATCCGTGAAAACGTGGACCAACCACTCAGGCTACCGGAACTTGCGGAAATGGCTGGTCTCTCGGTCTATCAACTCGATCAACGTATCCGCGCACTCTATCAGGTATCGGCCGGCCAGTGCATCACCCGCGCGAGAATCGAAGCGGCATGCCACATGTTGAATACCACCGGAAAATCCATTGCCAACATCGCGCTGGAATGTGGCTACTCGGACCAATCCGCCTTTACCCGACAGTTCAAGCAGACCACGGGACTCACCCCCAAGGCGTATCGGGACAGGAGGACTCTTTGA